Genomic DNA from Pseudomonas helmanticensis:
GCCATTTCTGCGCTCCTACGCTCATCGACGTATGGGGCGATTCAGCCCTGTTTCGCCACATCACTCGAACTCAAAAGGAGCCGCAGAAATGGCTAGAGACAAAGCGAAAGACGACAAGCACTTCAACTGCACGCAAGAACACGAAGCTGACTATGTCGCCGGCCTCTACCCGCATGCCAGGGACGAAGTGAAAACCTTCCTGACAACCGCGTGCATGGACAAGTCGCTGCATAACTCGACGCATAAGGATGTGTATGAATTGATCAAACGCAAGTTGGGCCACTCGCAGCCGTGAATGGCTGGGGCGCGGGGTGATGTAGCCTTGCGCAAATGAAAAAGCCCCACGGGTTCAGGCCTGTGGGGCTTTGTTGTAGACAAAATACGAGATTTGCGAAGACCGTCGATGGCATTCAATCGTCGTCATCATCGTCGTCATCTGAAGATATAGATGCTCCGCCACCCTCGACAAAAGACTGACAACCTTCATTGAAGGACTGCGACGGGGTGTCGCAAGAGGACTCATCGTCAATGTCGTTTTCTTCGGCCCAGTCATAGCCGGCCTGGTGTCCTGAGCAATCATCCGTGCATTCGTAGCTGTCGAATGTATCAGCAAGGGCAGTTGCGCATCCAGCCATCGATACGAGCAAACAGACGCCATAAAGTGCCTTCATCAACCACCTCGCAATGCTCCAACGAAACACAGAAATCTAGTGATTACTGACCATCACGAGATTTAGTACCGTATTTTCCAGTGTACGGATTCACATTTCCCTTAGTACTGTAGTTATTGTTTTTTGTGGAATCTGGATTTGTAGCATGGGCGGGTCGAACATAGGTGCCATTGCTTCGTGTATATCCAGCAACGGAGTGATCAGAACGACTTCCAGATGAATAGCTGGACTTGTACGACGAATGCCCAAAGGAGCTGCTGCCACGCGCCTGCACGCCGGCTGAAAATGCCACCGCTGATGCTAAAGCAGCTACGACCAGTATTATCTTCATTCTGCTCACCCTTTCCGACTCCGTGATAGCCTGACGATATCACTGCAAAGGGATGGCGGACAGAGAGGCACTCAAACTGAGTAGATCGTGCGCAACCCTATTGAAAGCAGCCGAGTCGTTCTCTAAAAGAATGAGCATTGAAATTCATGGAATCCGGAAACAAAAAAGCCCCGTAGCTTCTCAGCTACGGGGCTTTTTCTATGTAATGGCGGAGAGATAGGGATTCGAACCCTAGGTACCGGTGAAGGTACAACGGATTTCGAATCCGTCCCATTCGGCCACTCTGGCATCTCTCCAACGGCGCGCATCATAACAACACTTTTACCGAAAGCAAACCCTCTTTCGAAAATTTCTTCGTGCTATCAGATGCTTGCGTCGATTAAAGCGGTACACCCAGACGATTGGCGACTTCTTCGTAGGCTTCGATGACGTCACCGAGGCCCTGGCGGAAGCGGTCCTTGTCCATTTTCTTCTTGGTGTCCTTGTCCCACAGACGGCAGCCGTCCGGGCTGAACTCGTCACCGAGGACGATGGAGCCGTCGCTGAACACGCCGAACTCCAGCTTGAAGTCGACCAGCAGCAGGCCGGCGTCGTCGAACAGCTTGGTCAGGACTTCGTTGACCTTGAGCGACAGTTCTTTCATGCGAACCAGTTGCTCGGCGGTGCCCCAACCGAATGCCACGACGTGGGATTCGTTGATGAACGGGTCGCCCTTGGCGTCGTCCTTGAGGAACAGTTCGAAGGTGTAAGGGTTGAGCTTCAGGCCTTCTTCGACGCCCAGACGCTTGACCAGGCTACCGGCAGCGTAGTTACGCACAACGCACTCGACCGGGATCATGTCGAGCTTCTTCACCAGAACTTCGTTGTCGGCCAGCAGTTTGTCGAATTGGGTCGGAATGCCGGCCGCTTCGAGTTTCTGCATGATGAAGGCGTTGAACTTGTTGTTGACCATGCCTTTGCGGTCGAGCTGCTCGATGCGCTTGCCGTCGAACGCCGAGGTGTCGTTGCGAAACAGCAGGATCAAGCGGTCAGCGTCGTCGGTCTTGTAAACCGATTTGGCTTTGCCGCGGTAGAGTTCTTCACGTTTTTCCATGATGGGCTCCGCTTGCTAAGTAGGTGGGCTAGGCGATGTGGCGCCAGTCGAGCCCTGAATCTTGATCGGCCAGTTGCAGCCAGTCCGGGTCGCACCCGAGGGTGTCGACGAAACATTGCCGGGCCAGCTGCGGCATGTTGTTCTTGCTGCTCAGATGGGCCAGGACCAGGTGTTGCAACCTCTGCCAACCCAACTCGGACACCAGGAATGCCGCCTGATGGTTGTTCAAATGTCCCAGCTCGCCGCCCACCCGCTGCTTGAGAAAGTACGGGTAATGACCACGGGCCAGCATGTCGCGACAATGGTTGGACTCGATCATCAACGCATCGAGATCCCGATAACCGTCCAGCACCCGCTCGCAATAGGAACCCAGGTCGGTCAGCAGGCCGAAGCGCCGCTGCTCGTGATCACTGAAAACATATTGGGTCGGTTCCTGCGCATCATGGGCCACGGCAATGACCCCGATGTTCAGAGCACCGATCTGCAGTTGCTCGCCGCCGGCCAGAAAGCCTGCGGGTTCAATCGGTTTGCGCATCCCGCGCAGTGTGCCGCGACTGAGGTAGACCGGTAGATTGTAGCGCCGAGACAGCAAACCCACGCCATGCACGTGGTCGGCATGTTCGTGGGTTACGAGTATCGCGCTCAGTTGCGCCGGGTTCACACCCAGGCGCAACAGGCGTTTTTCGGTTTCCCGCAGGGAAAAACCACAATCCACCAGCACATACGTATCAGCACTGGCGATCAGCGTGCCGTTCCCTTGGCTACCGCTGCCGAGAACGGCAAAACGCATGGTTGATCAGCCCAGGTTGTCCTGAATCACGCTCAGCACTTTGCGCGCCACTTCAGCCGGCGCAACGGTGTTGATGTTTTTCTCGACGGTCACCTGAATGTTCTCGCCAACCTTGCTCAGGCGAACCTGATAACGCTCGGCACGGGACTCAACTTCTTCCTTGGTCGGCGCGCTGCCGAACAGGCTGCTGAAGAAACCAGGCTTGTCGTCTTTCTTTTCGGCTTTTTCGGCCAGGTTGATGTAGTACAGGCCGAGGCTGCGGTTGATGTCTTCAACGCGCCATTCGCCTTGCTCCAGCGCACGGCCAACACTCGACCAGGCACGGTCCAGATCGGTACCGACGTTCAACACCGGGTTGCCGCTGCCGTCTTCGCTGAGGCTGACACGGCTCGGCGTATCGAAATCACGCGAGGCCAGCATCGACACCGAACCGCCCTTCTCGGAGATCCGGCTCATGCTCGCGAGCATGTCGTCGACCAGGGCTGCGTCCAGGCCAGTGTTGACCGAACGGTTGGTGAAATCGACATCGGCAGTGCTGCCGGCAGGACGCTCGGCGCTGACCACGTAGATTTCACTGGTGTTGCGCTGCACGCCTGGCTCGATGCGGACACGGACGCGGGTTTCGCTGTCGCTGGCGATGCCGGCCGCGCTCAGGCGCTTGGCCATCGACGCGGACAGCTCATCGGAATGCTGCCAGGTGGTGGTGAATTCGCCGGTTTGCGGACGCTGTTCATCCAGACGGAAACCGTTGTCCTGGAAGAACTGCACCGCCACTGGCCAGACTTCGGCCGGTGGATGCTGGGCCATGACCCAACGCGAATCGCCGCTCTTCTGCAGCGAGTAGTCGGTGGCATCGGCGATCGCCGACAACGGTTGAGGACGTGGAACCACGTACTCGCCCTTGGCGGTGTCATCAGCAACGTTGCGCGGGATCGGCAGCAGCGGATCCAGACGCTTGGAAGTGCTGACATCCGGTGGCAGTTGCATCGGTGCAGTCTGTTGCGCTTCCAGGTAATCGCTACCACGGTCACGGAAATAACCTTCCGGGCCCCAGACCCATCCGCAGCCACTGGTGCTGGAGATAATCAAGGCAAGTGCGGAAAGTCCGGCCATTCGCTTCATGCGTTGTACTTCCTCAATTAAACCAGGACGCTGCACTGGCGCAGGGCCGAGCGCAACGTTTCATGACAAGGTGTGCTCAGCCAGGTCAGCGGCAGGCGGATGCCTTCGTGCATCAGGCCCATTTCAACCAAAGCCCATTTCACCGGAATCGGGTTGGCTTCGATGAACAGGTCTTTGTGCAGCGGCATCAGTTTTTCGTTGATTGCCCGTGCGGTGTCGGCGTCGCCCTTGAGCGCGGCCTCGCACAGGTCGGCCATTTCGCGCGGAGCGACGTTGGCGGTAACAGAGATATTGCCTTTGCCACCCTGCAGGATGAGCTCGACGGCGGTCGGATCATCGCCGGACAGCACGATGAAGTCCTTGCTCACACCATCGATGATCGCCTTGGCGCGCTTCAGATCGCCAGTGGCTTCCTTGATACCGATGATGTTCGGCACGGTGGACAGGCGAATCACGGTCTCGGCCTGCATGTCGCAAGACGTGCGGCCAGGAACGTTGTAGAGAATCTGTGGAATGTCGACCGCTTCAGCGATGAACTTGAAGTGCTGGTACAAGCCTTCCTGGGTCGGCTTGTTGTAATACGGAACGACCAGCAGGCAGGCATCGGCACCGGCTTCCTTGGCGTTGCGGGTCAGCTCGACGGCTTCGCGGGTCGAGTTGGCGCCAGTGCCGGCGATGACCGGAATACGCCCTGCAACCTGTTTGACCACGGCTTTGATGACGGCGATGTGTTCTTCAACATCAAGGGTTGCCGACTCGCCGGTAGTACCGACCGCGACAATGGCATGGGTGCCGTTCTTGAGATGGAAGTCCACGAGTTTGCTGAGGCTGTCCCAGTCAAGACGCCCTTGTGCATCCATGGGAGTGACCAGTGCCACCATACTGCCCGCAATCATGAAACCGCTCCTGCCGGAAAAAGAGAGCGGTAATGGTACTGGCGCCAAGATGCTTGCACAAGCGAAGTACTGCGCTGCCGCCATTCCCCTTGGCGCCGCTTTTCGCTACCCTTCAGACTTTGATCGGTATTGATCAGCTTGTACGCCGGGTTCCAGCCTCCCTTTACGGCCTCCCAGACCCCGTTCCTGCGTCGCATCGACGCGCTCCCGCTATAGTGGAGCGAGCCGCGAGCTTGCCGGAGTTTTCTGAAAGGACAGCCAGATCGGGTCATCACAGGCACTCCCGGCGACCAACGCCCGTTAACCTACCGACCGCTCATCGCTTTAGGAATGCTGCATGTCCACCCCCACAGTCCGCGAACAATTCCTTGTCATCAGTGCCCTCGGCGCCAACCCCATGGAGCTGACCAACGTCCTGTGCCGCGCCAGCCATGAAAATCGCTGCGCCGTAGTCACGTCACGCCTGACCCGCCACGGCGAGTGCAGCGCGCTGATCCTTGAGATCACCGGCAGCTGGGACGCCCTCGCCCGCCTGGAAGGCAGCCTGTCGGGGCTCGCCAAAAAGCACGCGTTCACCGTTAACGTGGTGCGCAGCGCCGCGCTGGAAAATCGTCCACAGGCCCTGCCGTACGTGGCTTACGTCAGTTCCGCGTATCGCCCGGACATCATCAATGAGCTGTGCCAGTTCTTCATGGATCACAATGTCGAATTGGAAAACCTGACGTGCGATACGTATCAGGCGCCACAGACCGGCGGCACCATGCTCAACGCCACGTTCACCGTGACCCTGCCGGCCGGCACCCAGATCAGCTGGCTGCGTGATCAGTTCCTCGACTTCGCCGATGCGATGAACCTGGACGCACTGATCGAGCCTTGGCGCCCACAAAACCCAATGTAAGGAAGCTTTCATGGCCGTTGTCATCGACCAACCGGTTGCGGATTTCGAAGCACCTGCCACCAGCGGGCAGACCGTCAGCCTGTCTGCCCTGAAAGGCAAGCAAGTGGTGATTTACTTCTATCCGAAGGACAGCACCCCGGGCTGCACCACGGAAGGCCAGGGCTTTCGTGATCAATACGCAGCTTTTCAGGCTGCCAATACGGAAATTTTCGGCATTTCGCGCGACAGCGTGAAGTCCCACGAGAACTTCAAGGGCAAGCAGGCTTTTCCGTTCGAGCTGATCAGCGACAAGGACGAGGCTGTCTGCCAGCTGTTCGACGTGATCAAGCTGAAGAAACTTTACGGCAAAGAATACCTGGGCGTTGATCGCAGCACTTTCCTGATCGATAAGGACGGTGTGCTGCGCCAGGAATGGCGTGGCGTGAAAGTGCCGGGGCATGTTGATGCGGTTTTGGCTGCTGCTCAGGATCTGAACAAGGCCTGAGATCAAAAGATCGCAGCCTGCGGCAGCCCCTACAGGGTTCGATGTCCGATCGCATATTTCGCGGTAACACGACCCCTGCAGGAGCTGCCGAAGGCTGCGATCTTTGCTTTCAAAGCAGCGGCGAAACTTCAGGCTCCTTGCGCGGCCACGCATCCAGCACAGCCTTGAACAGCGTCGCCAGCGGGATCGCAAAGAACACTCCCCAGAATCCCCACAAGCCGCCAAACAACAGCACCGCGCAGATGATTGCCACCGGGTGCAGGTTGACCGCCTCCGAGAACAGCAATGGCACCAGCACGTTGCCATCCAGTGTCTGAATGATCCCGTAGACCGCCATCAGATAAATGAACTGATCGCTCCAGCCCCACTGGAACAGCGCAATCAGCAACACCGGCACGGTCACCACCACGGCGCCAACGTACGGCACCACCACCGACACGCCGACCAACAACGCCAGCAGCGCCGCGTAGTTGAGTCCGAGCGCAACGAAAGCGATGTAGGTCACACCGCCACAAATCACGATCTCGATAACCTTGCCGCGAATGTAGTTGGCGATCTGCCGGTTCATTTCCTGCGCGACCCGGGTGATCAGCGCCCGCTCACGCGGCAGATAACCGCGCACCCACTCACCGATCATGGCGCGATCCTTGAGGAAGAAAAACACCAGGATCGGCACCAGCACCAGATAGATCATGATGTTCACCAGCAGCGGCAGACTCGAGAGCGAAAACGTCAGCGCCCACTGGCCAAACTTGCCGATCTCGCCGCGCGCCACTTCGATGGCTTGCAGCACCTGCTCGTCGGAGACCAGATGCGGATAGCGCTCCGGCAGCAACAGCAGCAGCGATTGCCACTTGGCGAGCATGCCCGGCAGTTCGTTGAACAGCGTGATCAACTGGTGCCAGAGCAACGGCACGACCACGACAATGAATACCATCAGCACGCCCATGAACAACGCAAATACCAGTCCCACTGCGGCGGCGCCGGGGACGCGCAGGCGTTCGAGGCTGACGACCAGCCCTTGCATCAGATACGCCAGCACCATTCCCGCCAACACTGGCGCGAGCATGCCACCGAGGGTGAGCACGGCGGTAAAAGCGAGAAACAACAGCACCGCCAGCACCACGGCTTCTTCATCGGAGAAGTAGCGCTGAATCCAGTCGCGTAACACTTTGAACATCAATATTCCTTAGGTCTTTTACGCTGGCGGTATCAGGCTTTTTTCAACCAATAGCGGTAAATGCCTGCTTCGTCTTCTTCGCGCAGCAGCGTATGACCGGCCAATTTGGCAAAGGTGCGGAAGTCGCGCTGCGAACCGGCATCGGTGGCGATCACCTTGAGCACCGCACCACTGGCCAACTTGTTCAGTTCCATTTTTGCCTTGAGCAACGGCAACGGGCAATTGAGGCCACTGGCGTCCAGTTCAACATCATGGGCTACAGCGTCAGTCATTGCGTCACTCCGGTTGTGGTCGTCGAGCTGCCTAGAATATCTGGTCGCAGGCCCGGTGTCCGGCTACAGTAAGGTCTTTGTCTTCTAAGGCTTTGTGCATGACTTTTCTGCGCCCTACCCTGCTGACGCTCGCTTGCCTGCTCGCCTCACCGGGCTTTGCCGACGATCTGCCGTCACTTGGCGACGCCAGTTCTGCCATCGTCTCACCGCAACAGGAATATCAGCTCGGTCGCGCCTGGCTGGCCATGCTGCGCAGCCAGGTTTCACAGCTCAACGATCCGCAGCTCAAGGACTACGTCGAGTCCAGCGTTTACAAGCTGGTGGAGACCAGCCAGGTCACCGACCGCCGCCTCGAATTCATTCTGATCAACAGTCCGCAGCTCAACGCTTTCGCAGCGCCTGGTGGCGTTGTCGGAGTCAACGGCGGCCTGTTCCTCAATGCGCAGACCGAAGGCGAGTACGCGTCGGTACTGGCGCACGAATTGGCTCACTTGTCGCAACGCCACTTCGCCCGTGGCGTCGAAGCCTCGCAGCGCATGCAGGTGCCGATGATGGCCGCGCTGCTCGCCGGCATCGTCATTGCGGCGGCCGGCGGCGGTGAAGCCGGGATCGCGACCATTGCCGGTACGCAAGCGGCGGCGATTCAGTCGCAACGGACTTTCTCCCGGCAGAACGAACAGGAAGCCGACCGCATCGGCATCCTCAATCTGGAAAAGGCCGGATACGATCCGCGCTCGATGCCGACCATGTTCGAGCGTCTGATGCGCCAATATCGCTTCGACGCCAAACCGCCGGAATTCCTGCTGACTCACCCGGTAACCGAGTCGCGTATCGCCGACACCCGTAACCGCGCCGAACAGGCCAAACCGGGCGGCATCGAAGACACCATGCGCTATCAGTTGATTCGCGCGCGCGTGCAGTTGATCTACGAAGAAACTCCGGGCCTGGGCGCCAAACGCTTCCGCGCGCAGCTGGATGAGAACCCGCAAAGCGATGTCGCGCGTTATGGCCTGGCCATCGCGCAAATCAAGGGCGGCCAATTGAATGAAGCGCGCGAAAACTTGAAACAACTGCTGGCGAAGTCGCCGAACGAGATCATCTACAACCTCGCGCAAGTCGATCTGGACATCACCAACAATCGCTTGCCCGACGCACAGTCGCGGGTTGACCGGATGCTCACGCAATATCCGGGCAACTACCCGCTGAATCAGGTTCGTGTCGATCTGCTGCTAAAAGAGAATCGTGCGGCGGATGCCGAGAAGGCGCTGGAAGGCCTGCTCAAGTCGCGCCCGGATGATCCGGACGTCTGGTATCAGGTGGCCGAGACTCGCGGCCTGTCGGGCAATATCATCGGCCTGCATCAGGCCCGCGCCGAATACTTTGCGCTGGTAGGCGATTATCGTCAGGCGATCCAGCAACTGGACTTCGCCAAGCGCAAGGCCGGCAACAACTTCCCGCTGTCCTCGCGGATCGATGCCCGTCAGCGTGAGCTGATGGAGCAGGAACGCATGATCAAGGACATGATGGGCTGAGTTCATCAGCGCAAGACAAAAGCTTCAGGCACAAAAAAACCGCCTCTTTCGAGGCGGTTTCTTTTTTAACTTACCGCTGGATTACTCAGCCAGTTTGAAGGTAATGAAGCTGGCGCGACCTTGACGCAGAACACGCATCGACACTGAACGGTTCTTCGGCAGCGCCTTGGCGATCTCACCGAACTCCTTGGTAGAGCCGATGGCCTGATTGTTCAGGTGCGTGATCACATCACCTGGCTGCAGACCGATCAGGGCAGCAGGGCCGTCCTGCACCTCCTTGATCACCACACCACCTTTGAGGTCGTAGGTTTTCTTCTGCTCGGCGGTCAGTTCGCCAACCGAAACACCGAGGCGATTGCTGGTGCTTTCAGCGCCGGTCTTCGGTAGTGCATCCAGCTCCTTGTCTTCATCCGGGATGGCGCCAACCGTCAGTTCGACGTTTTTGCGCTTACCTTCACGAATCACTTCCAGATTGGCTTTGGCGCCAGCCTTCAGTGCACCGACCAGATGTGGCAGGTCGGCAGACATGACGATCGGCTGACCGTTCATGCTGAGAATCACGTCGCCGACTTGCAGCCCACCCTTGGCAGCCGGGCCGTCATCCTGAATCTGCGCAACCAGTGCACCGGCCGGTTTTTCCAGTCCAAATGACTCGGCGAGGTCCTTGTTCACTTCCTGGATGACGACGCCCAACCAGCCACGGCTGACTTTGCCACCGCTCTTCAGTTGATTGGAAACATCCATCGCCACGTCGATCGGAATGGCGAACGACACGCCCATGAAACCACCGGAGCGGGTGTAAATCTGCGAGTTGATGCCGACTACTTCACCGTTCAGGTTGAACAGCGGGCCACCGGAGTTACCCGGGTTGATCGGCACGTCGGTCTGGATGAACGGCACATAGTTTTCGTTCGGCAGGCTGCGACCGACGGCGCTGACGATGCCTTGGGTCACCGTGTGGTCAAAGCCGAATGGCGAACCGATCGCTACGACCCATTGGCCGGCTTTCAGATCCTGGGATTTGCCGAGCTTGAGCACCGGAAGATCCTTGCCTTCGATTTTCAGCAAGGCCACGTCGGAACGTGGATCAGTGCCGACCAGCTTGGCTTTCATTTCACTGCGATCAGCGAGGCGAACGAGGATTTCGTCAGCATCGGCGATCACATGGTTGTTGGTGAGGATGTAACCGTCCGGGGAAATGATGAAGCCCGACCCCAGCGACTGTGCTTCACGCTGACGATCACCGCGCGGCGAACGCTGCTGCGGCATGCCGCGCTCGAAGAACTCGCGCAGCATGGGCGGCAAGCCTTCCAGATCAGGCATCTGCTGGTTCACTTTGCGATCCGGCAGCTTCTGCGTGGTACTGATGTTCACTACCGCAGGCGAGGCTTGTTCGACCAGCTGGGTGAAATCAGGCAGATCGGCTGCTTGCGCAGCAGGGACTGCCTGGCCCAGCACCAGCACGGTGGCGAAAATGGAGAGATAAGACTTCAAGCTAGGTATCGACATACAGCTCCCGTTACGACGAGCAGGGTTAAGCGATATGGAGCAAGGAACACCGGAAACCACCGACCGGCATTTTTGTTCCGGCAACAACAAACAAGGCCAGAGCCGTGAAGCTCTGACCTATAAAAAATTTTCGGGGTATTTGCAAATGAAAATGCTCAGCAAACATTTCATCTACGTCTCGAATAAGAGGTGGAAATGACTGAAATCAGCTCACTGCTTGCTGGTTGCAGTGCCGTCATTGTTACGCATGGACAGGGCAATTCTTTCGGCGGTGCCGATCGGAATCTCACCCACCACCGTAACCATCATTTCACCTTGCGGCGTGGTCAGGCGACGCGAAACGGCAACCGTCGGACCCAGTTGAGTCCGCGTATCGGTGACAGTTGCACCGTTCAGCGGCTCAAGGAAGACCGAGAATCGCGCCAGGCCATCGTCATACATGAGGCTGTTGACCTGCGTCTTGGTTTCCGGATCTTTGTGCGAGGTGCTGCTGGTCAATTCGAAACCCGGCGGCAGCCAGTCCGAATGCCAGACCTGCGCAGTCTTCACGGCTGAAGCCTTGTCGCTATCGAGCGTAACGGGCTTGCAGTCGGTGTCAGCCAGAAGATCCTTGTCCGACGGGACGTCATCGGTGTCCAGACTGGTGAACTGGAAACGTTCGAGCAACTGCCCTTTGTCATTCAACAGCAATGACTTCAGGGGCAGACCGGTCTGTTTGTCCAGATGCAGTTCGAAACCGTATCGATGCTGGTCGCGAGGGGTCAGCGATACGATCACCGCATCGCGTCCGGCCACGCGCGACTTGCCAATGACGGCAAGGTCATACCAATTTTTCAGCTTTTGCGGATCGAGAGGACGAGCGGCAGAGTTGGGAGAATCCCCCAGTCCGGCTATCAGGGTGCCGCTGACGCATTGAGTATGCCCATCAATGCGCACGACTTCCTGTGCCGAACCGTCGAGCTGGAGTAAACGCTCGCGGACCTGGCCATTCTGGACGCGATGCCAGATGTTGTGGGTAGAAAAACTACCGTTACGCTCGTAAACGAAGGTGCCGTGAAAGCTTTGCTGCTGCTCGGCCTGGCCCAGGCGGGTCAACCAGTCCTGAGCCTCATCGGCGTGGGCTGGAACAATGAACCAGCCACTCAGCAGAAGCGAAAGTAGAGGTATGGCGCGCATGATCCTCCTTAACGGTTTTCCAGGCTTGCAGCACGTGCGTAAGGCAGCGCGCTTTCAGTACCTTTCAGTGCAGCCTGTTGAGCGTGCTGACGCAAGTAGCCTGGCAGACGCTGATCGTGCCAGCCTGGTTGACCTTGCAGTACGCCGTTGGCCATAGGGCCAGTAGCTTCCGAACTCTCACTATAGCCTGCCAGAACAGCCGGACCTTTGACCTGTGGAGTGGCCAGGGTTGGCTGATTGGATTGCTGTGCCAGTTCGACACCAGCGATCTCGTCCTGGTTGTACAGGCGAACACCGGCCAGAACGGCAACAGTCACCGAGGCTGCAACAGCCAGGCGGCCGAGGCTACGCCATGGACTGCGCGATACTTTCGCCGGTGCTGTTTCGTCTTCCAGCGCAGCAGACACTGCCGCAGCGATATCCAGACGTGGCAGCAGCAAATCCTTGTGCATGGCTGCCCGAGCGATCTGGTAACGAGCCC
This window encodes:
- a CDS encoding DegQ family serine endoprotease: MSIPSLKSYLSIFATVLVLGQAVPAAQAADLPDFTQLVEQASPAVVNISTTQKLPDRKVNQQMPDLEGLPPMLREFFERGMPQQRSPRGDRQREAQSLGSGFIISPDGYILTNNHVIADADEILVRLADRSEMKAKLVGTDPRSDVALLKIEGKDLPVLKLGKSQDLKAGQWVVAIGSPFGFDHTVTQGIVSAVGRSLPNENYVPFIQTDVPINPGNSGGPLFNLNGEVVGINSQIYTRSGGFMGVSFAIPIDVAMDVSNQLKSGGKVSRGWLGVVIQEVNKDLAESFGLEKPAGALVAQIQDDGPAAKGGLQVGDVILSMNGQPIVMSADLPHLVGALKAGAKANLEVIREGKRKNVELTVGAIPDEDKELDALPKTGAESTSNRLGVSVGELTAEQKKTYDLKGGVVIKEVQDGPAALIGLQPGDVITHLNNQAIGSTKEFGEIAKALPKNRSVSMRVLRQGRASFITFKLAE
- a CDS encoding MBL fold metallo-hydrolase, coding for MRFAVLGSGSQGNGTLIASADTYVLVDCGFSLRETEKRLLRLGVNPAQLSAILVTHEHADHVHGVGLLSRRYNLPVYLSRGTLRGMRKPIEPAGFLAGGEQLQIGALNIGVIAVAHDAQEPTQYVFSDHEQRRFGLLTDLGSYCERVLDGYRDLDALMIESNHCRDMLARGHYPYFLKQRVGGELGHLNNHQAAFLVSELGWQRLQHLVLAHLSSKNNMPQLARQCFVDTLGCDPDWLQLADQDSGLDWRHIA
- a CDS encoding glycine cleavage system protein R, which codes for MSTPTVREQFLVISALGANPMELTNVLCRASHENRCAVVTSRLTRHGECSALILEITGSWDALARLEGSLSGLAKKHAFTVNVVRSAALENRPQALPYVAYVSSAYRPDIINELCQFFMDHNVELENLTCDTYQAPQTGGTMLNATFTVTLPAGTQISWLRDQFLDFADAMNLDALIEPWRPQNPM
- a CDS encoding AI-2E family transporter — its product is MFKVLRDWIQRYFSDEEAVVLAVLLFLAFTAVLTLGGMLAPVLAGMVLAYLMQGLVVSLERLRVPGAAAVGLVFALFMGVLMVFIVVVVPLLWHQLITLFNELPGMLAKWQSLLLLLPERYPHLVSDEQVLQAIEVARGEIGKFGQWALTFSLSSLPLLVNIMIYLVLVPILVFFFLKDRAMIGEWVRGYLPRERALITRVAQEMNRQIANYIRGKVIEIVICGGVTYIAFVALGLNYAALLALLVGVSVVVPYVGAVVVTVPVLLIALFQWGWSDQFIYLMAVYGIIQTLDGNVLVPLLFSEAVNLHPVAIICAVLLFGGLWGFWGVFFAIPLATLFKAVLDAWPRKEPEVSPLL
- a CDS encoding M48 family metalloprotease translates to MTFLRPTLLTLACLLASPGFADDLPSLGDASSAIVSPQQEYQLGRAWLAMLRSQVSQLNDPQLKDYVESSVYKLVETSQVTDRRLEFILINSPQLNAFAAPGGVVGVNGGLFLNAQTEGEYASVLAHELAHLSQRHFARGVEASQRMQVPMMAALLAGIVIAAAGGGEAGIATIAGTQAAAIQSQRTFSRQNEQEADRIGILNLEKAGYDPRSMPTMFERLMRQYRFDAKPPEFLLTHPVTESRIADTRNRAEQAKPGGIEDTMRYQLIRARVQLIYEETPGLGAKRFRAQLDENPQSDVARYGLAIAQIKGGQLNEARENLKQLLAKSPNEIIYNLAQVDLDITNNRLPDAQSRVDRMLTQYPGNYPLNQVRVDLLLKENRAADAEKALEGLLKSRPDDPDVWYQVAETRGLSGNIIGLHQARAEYFALVGDYRQAIQQLDFAKRKAGNNFPLSSRIDARQRELMEQERMIKDMMG
- a CDS encoding sulfurtransferase TusA family protein; protein product: MTDAVAHDVELDASGLNCPLPLLKAKMELNKLASGAVLKVIATDAGSQRDFRTFAKLAGHTLLREEDEAGIYRYWLKKA
- the dapA gene encoding 4-hydroxy-tetrahydrodipicolinate synthase; the protein is MIAGSMVALVTPMDAQGRLDWDSLSKLVDFHLKNGTHAIVAVGTTGESATLDVEEHIAVIKAVVKQVAGRIPVIAGTGANSTREAVELTRNAKEAGADACLLVVPYYNKPTQEGLYQHFKFIAEAVDIPQILYNVPGRTSCDMQAETVIRLSTVPNIIGIKEATGDLKRAKAIIDGVSKDFIVLSGDDPTAVELILQGGKGNISVTANVAPREMADLCEAALKGDADTARAINEKLMPLHKDLFIEANPIPVKWALVEMGLMHEGIRLPLTWLSTPCHETLRSALRQCSVLV
- the purC gene encoding phosphoribosylaminoimidazolesuccinocarboxamide synthase → MEKREELYRGKAKSVYKTDDADRLILLFRNDTSAFDGKRIEQLDRKGMVNNKFNAFIMQKLEAAGIPTQFDKLLADNEVLVKKLDMIPVECVVRNYAAGSLVKRLGVEEGLKLNPYTFELFLKDDAKGDPFINESHVVAFGWGTAEQLVRMKELSLKVNEVLTKLFDDAGLLLVDFKLEFGVFSDGSIVLGDEFSPDGCRLWDKDTKKKMDKDRFRQGLGDVIEAYEEVANRLGVPL
- a CDS encoding peroxiredoxin, whose translation is MAVVIDQPVADFEAPATSGQTVSLSALKGKQVVIYFYPKDSTPGCTTEGQGFRDQYAAFQAANTEIFGISRDSVKSHENFKGKQAFPFELISDKDEAVCQLFDVIKLKKLYGKEYLGVDRSTFLIDKDGVLRQEWRGVKVPGHVDAVLAAAQDLNKA
- the bamC gene encoding outer membrane protein assembly factor BamC, with the protein product MKRMAGLSALALIISSTSGCGWVWGPEGYFRDRGSDYLEAQQTAPMQLPPDVSTSKRLDPLLPIPRNVADDTAKGEYVVPRPQPLSAIADATDYSLQKSGDSRWVMAQHPPAEVWPVAVQFFQDNGFRLDEQRPQTGEFTTTWQHSDELSASMAKRLSAAGIASDSETRVRVRIEPGVQRNTSEIYVVSAERPAGSTADVDFTNRSVNTGLDAALVDDMLASMSRISEKGGSVSMLASRDFDTPSRVSLSEDGSGNPVLNVGTDLDRAWSSVGRALEQGEWRVEDINRSLGLYYINLAEKAEKKDDKPGFFSSLFGSAPTKEEVESRAERYQVRLSKVGENIQVTVEKNINTVAPAEVARKVLSVIQDNLG